From Dermochelys coriacea isolate rDerCor1 chromosome 8, rDerCor1.pri.v4, whole genome shotgun sequence, the proteins below share one genomic window:
- the RGS2 gene encoding regulator of G-protein signaling 2: MQSAIFFALQHDCGQMERTPSSCQNEETKGKMKRTIIKDWKTRLSYFLQNSSTSTKTKSNKKGKQHTYFRPSPEEAQLWSEAFDELLANKYGLAAFRVFLKSEFCEENIDFWLACEDFKKIKSPQKLRSKAKKIYNDFIEKEAPKEINIDFQTKNMVAQNIQEATHTCFNAAQKRVYSLMENNAYPRFLESEFYQELCKQSQITREPQGT; the protein is encoded by the exons ATGCAAAGTGCAATCTTCTTTGCTCTCCAGCACGACTGTGGACAAATGGAGAGAACGCCCAGCAGCTGCCAAAACGAGGAGACGAAAGGAAAGATGAAGAGAACTAT CATTAAGGATTGGAAAACAAGATTGAGCTACTTCCTGCAAAACTCTTCCACTTCTACAAAAACAAAGTCcaacaaaaaaggaaagcaaCACACTTACTTCAG ACCTTCTCCTGAAGAAGCCCAGCTGTGGTCAGAAGCTTTTGATGAACTTCTTGCTAATAAAT ATGGTCTTGCAGCTTTTCGAGTTTTTTTGAAATCAGAGTTCTGCGAGGAGAACATCGATTTCTGGCTGGCCTGTGAAGACTTCAAGAAAATCAAGTCACCACAGAAGCTGAGATCCAAGGCTAAAAAGATCTACAATGACTTTATTGAAAAAGAAGCTCCCAAAGAG ATAAACATAGACTTTCAAACCAAGAACATGGTTGCCCAGAATATCCAAGAAGCTACACACACTTGTTTCAATGCTGCACAGAAGAGAGTCTACAGCTTGATGGAGAATAACGCGTACCCACGATTTTTGGAGTCTGAATTCTATCAGGAACTATGTAAACAGTCACAGATTACCAGGGAGCCTCAAGGGACATGA